The following proteins come from a genomic window of Oceanivirga salmonicida:
- the nagB gene encoding glucosamine-6-phosphate deaminase, protein MRVLILENQEKLSKLVAEYVVKKINEFNPTSEKPFILGLPTGSTPILVYEKLIEMYKNKVVSFQNVVTFNMDEYVGLAPEHEQSYHYFMYDKFFNHIDIKKENINILNGLAKDLKAECQRYEDKIKSYGGIHLFLGGIGEDGHIAFNEPGSSLSSRTRDKELTEDTIKVNSRFFDNDESKVPRLALTVGVGTIMDSAEVLIMANGLKKAEAIRRGIEEGVNHMWTISMLQMHRNAVIVIDEEAASNLMLKTYKYFKDIEKENIK, encoded by the coding sequence ATGAGAGTTTTAATTTTAGAAAATCAAGAAAAGTTAAGTAAATTAGTTGCAGAATATGTAGTTAAAAAGATAAACGAGTTCAATCCAACAAGCGAAAAACCATTTATATTAGGGCTTCCAACAGGGTCAACACCTATATTAGTTTATGAGAAATTAATAGAAATGTATAAAAATAAAGTAGTCTCTTTTCAAAACGTAGTTACATTTAATATGGATGAATATGTGGGACTTGCACCAGAACATGAGCAAAGTTATCATTATTTTATGTATGATAAATTTTTTAATCATATTGATATAAAAAAAGAAAACATAAATATATTAAATGGTTTAGCCAAAGATTTAAAAGCTGAATGTCAAAGATATGAAGATAAGATAAAAAGTTATGGTGGAATACATTTATTTTTAGGTGGTATAGGAGAAGATGGACATATAGCATTTAATGAGCCAGGGTCTTCATTATCATCAAGAACAAGAGATAAAGAGTTAACAGAAGATACTATAAAAGTAAATTCAAGATTTTTTGATAATGATGAAAGCAAAGTTCCAAGATTAGCATTAACAGTAGGCGTTGGAACTATAATGGATAGTGCCGAAGTTCTTATAATGGCTAATGGTTTAAAAAAAGCTGAAGCAATAAGAAGAGGAATTGAAGAAGGTGTTAATCACATGTGGACTATATCTATGTTACAAATGCATAGAAATGCAGTTATAGTTATAGATGAAGAGGCTGCAAGTAATTTAATGTTAAAAACATATAAATATTTTAAAGATATAGAAAAAGAAAATATTAAATAA
- the mscL gene encoding large-conductance mechanosensitive channel protein MscL, whose translation MFKEFKAFIAKGSVVELAVGVIIGGAFGKIVASLVNDILNPVIGIVLGGTDLTNLKIVLKAAEGEIPESAIMYGSFIQAIINFIIIAFVIFIFVKSYNKMKEKDEKKEEAPKAPVLTMDQELLKEIRDLMKK comes from the coding sequence ATGTTTAAAGAATTTAAAGCTTTTATTGCTAAAGGAAGTGTAGTTGAATTAGCTGTCGGTGTAATTATTGGGGGTGCATTTGGTAAAATTGTAGCTTCGTTAGTTAATGATATTTTAAATCCTGTAATAGGAATTGTACTAGGTGGTACTGATTTAACAAACTTAAAAATAGTTCTAAAAGCTGCTGAAGGAGAAATACCTGAATCTGCAATAATGTACGGTTCATTTATACAAGCAATAATCAATTTTATAATAATTGCATTTGTAATATTTATATTTGTAAAATCATATAATAAAATGAAAGAAAAAGACGAAAAGAAAGAAGAAGCTCCAAAAGCTCCAGTTCTTACAATGGATCAAGAATTACTAAAAGAAATTAGAGATTTAATGAAAAAATAG
- a CDS encoding helicase HerA-like domain-containing protein, with protein sequence MKEILLGKGQDEKVYLNLKTLNRHGIIAGATGTGKTITLKVIAEQLSENGVPVFLSDIKGDLGSVLKAGSMNDIIQNRIDTIGIDNFEFSSFPTTFFDVFGENGINIRTTISEMGPIMLSRLLSLNDTQSGVLTIAFEVADKNGWELDDLKDLRALLNYVNENSSTIGKTYGNISSSSIGAILRSLLVVEQQGGNYFFGEPAFDINDLLEVDKDGKGIINILNSNKLMLVPKLYSTFLFWLLSELFENLPEVGDLDKPKLVFFFDEAHILFSDENKLLLEKIELLVRLIRSKGVGIFFITQNPTDIPDSISSQLGTKIQHGLRAFSPKELKDIKAISETFRIKDNVDIKETIVNLGVGEAVVSTLGHKGIPTFADKVLICPPRSLMSVVDIADVIYNVNHSHLYSKYSESTESFSAYEALLKLKQEKDLENKEEKNNDKKVKDNKEEKSGGFFSSIFAGNTNSRTDSNMSRLTKNLMSSVGREIGRQIIRGIFGTRKR encoded by the coding sequence ATGAAAGAAATATTATTAGGTAAAGGTCAAGATGAAAAAGTATACCTAAATTTAAAAACTTTAAATAGACATGGTATTATTGCAGGAGCAACTGGAACAGGTAAAACTATTACTCTAAAAGTAATAGCAGAACAATTATCAGAAAATGGTGTTCCCGTATTTTTATCTGATATTAAAGGAGATTTAGGGAGTGTATTAAAAGCTGGAAGTATGAACGATATTATACAAAATAGAATTGATACAATAGGTATAGATAATTTTGAGTTTAGTAGCTTTCCCACTACATTTTTTGATGTATTTGGTGAAAATGGTATAAATATTAGAACTACTATTTCTGAAATGGGACCAATTATGCTTAGTCGTTTATTAAGTTTAAATGACACACAATCTGGTGTACTAACTATAGCTTTTGAAGTTGCTGATAAAAACGGTTGGGAATTAGATGATTTAAAAGATTTACGGGCATTATTAAATTATGTAAACGAAAATTCATCTACTATTGGAAAAACTTATGGAAATATATCTAGTTCAAGCATAGGTGCAATTTTGCGTAGTCTATTAGTAGTAGAACAACAAGGTGGTAACTATTTCTTTGGAGAACCTGCATTTGATATAAACGATTTATTAGAAGTTGATAAAGATGGTAAGGGTATAATAAATATTTTAAATTCAAATAAATTAATGCTAGTACCAAAACTATATTCAACTTTTTTATTCTGGCTATTATCTGAACTGTTTGAAAATTTACCAGAAGTTGGGGATTTAGACAAACCAAAATTAGTATTTTTCTTTGATGAAGCACATATATTATTTAGTGATGAAAATAAATTATTACTTGAAAAAATAGAACTTTTAGTAAGATTAATTCGTTCAAAAGGAGTTGGTATATTCTTTATAACACAAAACCCTACTGATATTCCTGATAGTATTTCATCACAATTAGGAACAAAAATACAACATGGTTTAAGAGCTTTTTCACCTAAAGAATTAAAAGATATTAAAGCAATTTCTGAAACTTTTAGAATTAAAGATAATGTTGATATCAAAGAAACTATTGTAAACTTAGGAGTTGGAGAAGCTGTTGTATCAACATTAGGACATAAAGGAATCCCAACATTTGCTGATAAAGTATTAATTTGTCCACCTCGTAGTTTAATGTCTGTTGTTGATATAGCAGATGTAATTTATAATGTAAATCATTCACATTTATATTCTAAATATAGTGAATCAACTGAAAGCTTTTCTGCTTATGAAGCATTATTAAAACTTAAACAAGAAAAGGATTTAGAAAATAAGGAAGAAAAAAATAATGACAAAAAAGTAAAAGATAACAAAGAAGAAAAAAGTGGTGGATTCTTTAGTAGTATTTTTGCAGGAAATACTAATAGTAGAACTGACTCAAATATGTCTAGGCTTACAAAAAATCTTATGTCTAGTGTTGGTCGTGAAATCGGAAGACAAATAATTAGAGGAATCTTTGGAACCAGAAAAAGATAA
- a CDS encoding acetyl-CoA C-acetyltransferase: MLKEVVIVSAVRTPIGSFGGSFKDISATDLGIVAAKEAIKRAKIRPEDIDDVYIGNILSAGHKQGIARQISVGAGVPFEIPAMTINILCGSGLRSVSLGMQVIQTGQADTILCGGVESMSQAPYLSKGTRFGQKLGDTKLIDHIVYDALTDAFNDYHMGITAENIADKWNISRQEQDKFALNSQNKAEIAQKAGKFEDEIVPVPVIKNRKEILVKDDEYIRYGTSIDSLSKLKPAFKKDGTVTAGNSSGINDGAAMLIIMSKEKAKREGIEYLATIKGFSTVGVDPSIMGTGPIPSIKKALENSNWSLNDIELIELNEAFAAQSLSVIKELNINENITNVNGGAIALGHPVGASGARILVTLLYEMKRRNVKKGLASLCIGGGMGTTVLVERK, from the coding sequence ATGTTAAAAGAAGTAGTAATAGTTTCAGCAGTTAGAACACCAATTGGAAGTTTTGGTGGAAGTTTTAAAGATATATCAGCCACAGACTTAGGTATTGTTGCTGCAAAAGAAGCTATAAAAAGAGCAAAAATAAGACCAGAAGATATAGATGATGTATATATAGGAAATATACTTAGTGCAGGGCATAAGCAAGGTATAGCAAGGCAAATTTCAGTAGGTGCAGGAGTACCATTTGAAATTCCTGCTATGACTATTAATATTTTGTGTGGTTCAGGTCTTAGGTCAGTAAGTCTTGGTATGCAAGTAATACAAACTGGTCAAGCAGACACTATACTTTGTGGTGGAGTGGAAAGTATGTCTCAAGCACCGTATTTATCAAAAGGAACTAGATTTGGTCAAAAATTAGGAGATACAAAACTAATTGACCATATTGTATACGATGCATTAACAGATGCATTTAATGATTACCATATGGGAATAACAGCAGAAAATATAGCAGATAAATGGAATATATCAAGACAAGAACAAGATAAGTTTGCACTTAATAGTCAAAATAAGGCAGAAATAGCACAAAAAGCAGGCAAATTTGAAGACGAAATTGTGCCAGTACCTGTAATAAAAAACAGAAAAGAAATATTAGTAAAAGATGATGAATATATAAGATATGGAACTAGTATTGATTCTTTATCAAAATTAAAACCAGCATTTAAAAAAGATGGAACTGTTACAGCAGGAAATTCATCTGGTATAAATGATGGAGCAGCAATGCTTATAATTATGAGTAAAGAAAAAGCCAAAAGAGAAGGTATTGAGTATTTAGCAACTATAAAAGGTTTTTCAACTGTTGGAGTTGATCCATCTATAATGGGAACAGGGCCTATACCTTCAATTAAAAAAGCATTAGAAAATTCTAATTGGTCATTAAATGATATTGAATTAATAGAATTAAATGAAGCATTTGCAGCCCAATCATTATCTGTAATCAAAGAATTAAATATTAATGAAAATATAACAAATGTAAATGGTGGAGCAATAGCATTAGGGCACCCCGTTGGAGCATCAGGTGCTAGAATATTAGTAACATTATTATATGAAATGAAGCGTAGAAATGTAAAAAAAGGATTAGCATCACTTTGTATAGGTGGTGGAATGGGAACAACTGTATTGGTTGAAAGAAAATAA